Below is a window of Veillonella rodentium DNA.
TATCTCTGCGGATATAAACTGTGTATCAGATGCACTAGGGAATAACCCTCTAACACGAACCTTAACAAAGTCGCTATCCTCACCATGAATATCAACCCATTCTTGCAGCTTAGCTTTGTTTGAGATTTTAACAGTCCTACTATCTATTTGATATGTAGTCCAGTAGTTACGATGCTTTCTAAAACATTCTCTAAACCTACCGCTATTACGTGTAGGGTTACCAAACACACACCATATAATTTCTGTTTCCTTATCCGTTAATGCACCCTCTGTTACTTCCCATATCTTGTCAGATATTGCGGATGCCTCATCAAAGATGATAAGAATACGATTACCTTGATTGTGTAGACCAGCGAATGCCTCTGGGTTACTTTCACTCCATGGGATAGCATCAATGCGCCATGTCTTTTCATACTGTTTATCAGCACTAAACAATGCGGTAGCAGTATAGGTGAATAACTCTTTACCTATAAATAGGTTGTACCACTTATTCAACTCAGCCCAAGTCTTAGACTTTAACTGTGTATCAGTATTAGCAGTAACCACACCTCGTGTATTCTCATGTGTAGCAATAGCAAATAATATCAACAATGAAGAAAAAGCAGACTTACCAATACCATGACCTGATGCAACTGCAATTTGTATTGCCTTAGCTAATGACTTACCCTTACGTAGTTCTTCACCTATTTTCTTGAAAGTCTTCACTTGCCATTCGTCAGGACCATCAAAGTTTTCTAAAGGTGTTCCTTTTTCTCCCCATGGAAAAGCAAAATAAACAAAGCCTAATGGATCATGAGTGAACGAACCCAACGCATCAATCAGTTGTGCCTTGTTGTACTTCATCAGATTTCACCCTTGCTTGTTTCATTCGGTCTGATATATCAATCTCTATTTCTGCATCAAGTTTCACCTTATCGGTAAATAACATATGCCGTTTACCTAAGAGTTCAGCTGCTTTCGTTCTATCAGCTACTGACACATCTAAACCAAATGCATCTTTTTCTTCGCCATTCATTACCCTAGATAGATATTGTAGGACTTCATCAGCAGTAGCAATCGTGTTTTTACTGCGTTTATCCATCACTTCATCTATATATTGGCGCACCTTTACTTTTCTTAATAACTGACTACCTTTGCTTGATGCAGTTTTTTCACTATATCCGGCCTTGATAGCACTCTGTGTTGCGTTGGTAGTCTTGATATACTCATCTGCAAAAATACGTTCTTTTTCTGTTAAGGTGTTAGCATCTGCCATATATCAATCACCACCTTTATATGTTCTAACTAAAAAAAGTAACACCTCGTGTTGCTTGGTGCTACTGTACTCACTTTCTTTTTTATAGAGTTGTCCTTGTTTAAAGGTCTTACCCTTTTTGTACTTTTCAGGGAATGTTAGTTTGTACTCTTCCTCTGTGTACATTCGACTGACAATATATATCTTGCAAGGCTTATCATATTTACTCCATGATTGCCTTACATCGACTACATATCGCCTGCCGTTCATTTGTAACGCTTTAAGTAGTTTCTTTATTGTTGGTTGGTAATTCACATCCAACACCACACAATACCAATTAATATTAGTACTGCACATACGATAGCTAAACCATCGATGAGTGTAATCATTGTATCGCCACGATGTTCGTAAGCATATTTTGCCTTAGCCTGTAACTCTTTATTGTTCAAGTCCTTGGCTGCTTGTTTGAATAGTTTTCTATCCTCTAAGAATTGTTTAATCGCATTAATCATTTAAGCACTTCGCCACCTTTCCTTTTTAATTTGCCATGTGATCTAACACATAAGCCGTAATTACCTTTACTTGCACCGCCACAAGTAATATATGTTTGACATAAGCCGTCATATTCTATTGTCCTTGCGGTACACACTCCTTTTTTGTTGTTTAAGCATTTACTTTTACAACACAAAACATCCGTCATAATCTCCCCTTTATGATAGATTTATACAAAAATTGGAGTATATCGCCGTGGATATACCCCATTATGTGATAGTTTTATTCTGTTTCTTTGTATTAATCACTCAAAACTAGGTGCGTTGTTGATGACATGACAATTTATGCTTTTGAGGTTCAACTATGAATAAAAAACAAAGTTGGAAAATAGAAACACACCTAGTTTTCAATAATCACTTACACACTCAATACCAACAACTAACATTTTGATGGATCGTAATCGTGTTAGGTTAAGTAACAACAAAATATGAATAAAGTTCTTTTGGAGGCTGCTAGTTGTCAGTATTCAATGTGTATAACCAATTAGGGCAGGTTCATATCTTTAAGGTTAATAATGTATAAGCTATATATTGTGAGGATATTCGACCCGCCCTCATTAGTTAGCAGTAAATTTACATATAAAATTTTTGTCTTAACACATACTTCAAAATTGAAATTAGAAAAAAGTATAGTGTTTCACTCACCAAATCAAATATGGTTGCGCTGCTACTCTGCGACCGTTAGCGCTATACGTTCCATTTCGCCCATATACAACAAATGCGCACTCTTATTTGGGTGCGCTTGTTGTTGTGTTTTGATTTGTCCTAAGGAAAGAGTGAGTAGTAGTCGCTTAGTGGCAACTTCTACATATATATTATACCTAATAGCAAACTATAGGTGTACGGACAATCACGGACATTTGCGGACATTATAGGACAAGTTTTCGCCCAAACTCCAATAATGCTTTTTGCTTGTATCGTTTCGCCTGTTTCGTGGAATAACACCCAATCATTTTATAAGCATCTTCTGTTGTGTTGTTGAGTATAAACTCATAACGCAAGATGATTGCCCCTAGCTTTTCATCTAGTGCATCTATCTTAGTGATCGCATCGCATTTTAATTTTGATAACTCATCAATACGCTTATCACGTTCTGCTACTGTATCAAGAAATCTAGCTACGCTACCCTCTAACCCTTGCGGAGTTCCACCGCCGGTTACTCTATCCTTTGAATAGTCTATAGCACCCATAGACGTAAGGTTTGCTCTTAACTGATTGATTTCTTCTTTGATAGATGCAATCTGTACATCAATTAACTTAACTGGTTGCAGGTACTCAACCGCCTTTTCTATTAGTTGTTTTTCGTCATATTCTCCCAAGCACTTCACCTCACATATACATAGACACAATTAAACACGTTATCGTTATAAACAAAATAAACTCAACCAAACACTCATACCCATATTTATCACATATTCTAACACCCCACATAGCTGACAATACATACATAAGAATTTTAACGATTATAAAATCCATGTATTTATACCTCTGCTAGTTTTGCATAATTCCATTTAAACACTTCGTTCTCAGCATCTTCAACACTCCATGATGTTGCCCCATACTCCCATGCCATTACATTAGCACCATCAAATGATGCAAAATATCTATTGTACCAATATTTACCATCTCCACTAACCAATATAGGTGTATCAACCTCTATTTTCGACCAATCAACAATACCTAATTCTGCTGCAATGTTTAACACTTCATTCCGCTCTATTTGTGGCATTATTTTGCTTATGTTATTAATGCACTTTACATGACCACCACTATTTATATCTAATATACCACCATTCGTAACTGGTCTTTTTGTTGTTACAAATGCAGTATCACCGATATTCTTAATATAATATTTCCAGCCCTCATCATATAACTTTTGAAGTAACCACTCTCTACCTTGTTTATCTGTGATCATATTGCACCCACGCTCCTCTATCCTCATTCCATTTAAATTCAACTACATCATACAAATCAAAATCATCAATGTTTTCACTTACCTTACCGATATAGAACACATCCTCTTCACTCTCTACCGCAAGCTGGCATAAGAAATCAAATGCATCTTGATAGCTTTGAGGTGCTATGTAGAAGTCGGAGTGTTCAACGTAACCGCTATAAGCCGTCATATCAACCACCTAATGTAGGACATTCACATTCCCAGTAATAATCGTTGAACTCGTACACCTTGTAAAATACATCCTCACCACAACGATTAACTTCAAATTCTTCAACGAAGTTACAACCAGCCTCATAACACTTACCACGTATATCAAGATTGTACTTTTTTGCTAGTTCATTATAGCCTTGTCTTTGAACATTCCACGCATGATTTAGCTTAATTATGAATATACCTATTCCATCATCATTACTAAAAACTTCATAATTGGCATTTGATATATCATTAGCATCCACATATGTACGAACCAATGATTTTAAAAAAGTTATTTGCTCTACCATACAAGGGTTTAACTCTTCACCTATAATAATCGGATCTGATTTTTCAAACTCATTTTCAATAAAACGCTTTAGATTTTCTAGTGTTCCTCTGAATTTAACCCAGCCCTCACACCAATTTGCCATTTTACTCACCTCTTATGATAGGGCGGATATTTCACCGCCCATATTCCTACTCAATCAACTACCTTAATGTAAATATAACAATCACAAAAAAGATTATTGTTACTATCAAACCACCAATAGACATATAACCAATCATGTTATTCATCTTTCGGTTTGTTTCCCTAATGCGCCTTTCACATTCTAATTTGTTAGCTATATACTCGCTTTCATAATTAATTCGTAAAATTGCTAGTTTTAACTCTAACTCTTGTTCTTTAGTCAATTCATCCATTATTTGTTTGCTTTCAATTCTTCGACTTCTGCTACTAATTGAGTAACCAATGTTTCAAGTTCTTTGATTTTGCCTTTGTGGTTCAATTCATATTCAGAACCTTTACCCAATCGGAAGTTCACACTAGCATTTACCATTTTTTCACTACCTAATGTACCGCCTACGCTAAACATTACGTGTTCGTTTGGTGCATAGAAACCACCTAACGCTACCGCACTATGTCCTTTGTAATGACCATAACCAACGGAGAATGTCATCTTATCGTCTTTGTTATAGCCTAAGTAGTGTAATGCGGATAATGCTGCATTCGCTGCACCAGCTTTACCAATTTCACGTTCTACATTTCGTGTCATACCACGTTCTAGGCTTTCGATGCGGTTTTCATGGTTTTCTAACACGTTCGCATGGTCTACTAAAGTTTGTTCGTGAGATTGTAATTGTTGTTCGTGATTATTAATGATCGTTGTGTGATTGTTGATTACTGTTTCATGACGATTAATAGCATCTGTATTTGCTTTGATGTTGCCAGCATTTACTTTGATAGCATCTGTATTATCTTGAATGGCTTTAGAATTTGCCCCTACACGCTCGTTTGTTGCGTTGATAGAGTTAGTAATCGTTGTGTAATTGTTATCCACCTTAGCGGTTAAATTCTTGATGTTGTTCACATTGCGGTCTACACGAATATTCAAGCACTTAATATCTTTATCATGTTTCGCAAGTTTTGCACCCATAGATGCGATTTCATCGTAGGCAGCATATAGTTGGCTGCCATTAACTGCATCGGTAGATGCTGC
It encodes the following:
- a CDS encoding terminase; its protein translation is MKYNKAQLIDALGSFTHDPLGFVYFAFPWGEKGTPLENFDGPDEWQVKTFKKIGEELRKGKSLAKAIQIAVASGHGIGKSAFSSLLILFAIATHENTRGVVTANTDTQLKSKTWAELNKWYNLFIGKELFTYTATALFSADKQYEKTWRIDAIPWSESNPEAFAGLHNQGNRILIIFDEASAISDKIWEVTEGALTDKETEIIWCVFGNPTRNSGRFRECFRKHRNYWTTYQIDSRTVKISNKAKLQEWVDIHGEDSDFVKVRVRGLFPSASDTQFISAEIADEAQKRVYKVGQFNNLPTIIGVDPAWTGGDTLEIVMRNGYSMKCLATIEKNDDDMRMAQLIAQLEDEYKADAVFIDQGYGTGIYSIGKSMGRKWRLVAFGGKAPNDMYLNMRAYMWGEMKEWLKEGGSIPPNDQGLYDDITSPEAIIDKNGRIQLESKKDMKERGLPSPNKGDALALTFAFRVNKKVNVGSRVHANTEYDPFKR
- a CDS encoding terminase small subunit, which encodes MADANTLTEKERIFADEYIKTTNATQSAIKAGYSEKTASSKGSQLLRKVKVRQYIDEVMDKRSKNTIATADEVLQYLSRVMNGEEKDAFGLDVSVADRTKAAELLGKRHMLFTDKVKLDAEIEIDISDRMKQARVKSDEVQQGTTD
- a CDS encoding YadA-like family protein, whose amino-acid sequence is MNNKLVLATMVMAAVTGSTFANGLVVGQVEPNTTAPVVSGYNSAALGVNTVVTGTSTIVLGRDNKVSGNDTTVIGYNNGTVSANQTTIIGYNNKTNSNQEQVVIGANSETAGQGATVIGTHGKATAWDAYAVGNNTIADKSNSVALGTNSVTDDAVPTKQVVLNGVTHVFAGENPQSVVSVGSKDRAGFGGVKYYNRQITNVAAGQVDAASTDAVNGSQLYAAYDEIASMGAKLAKHDKDIKCLNIRVDRNVNNIKNLTAKVDNNYTTITNSINATNERVGANSKAIQDNTDAIKVNAGNIKANTDAINRHETVINNHTTIINNHEQQLQSHEQTLVDHANVLENHENRIESLERGMTRNVEREIGKAGAANAALSALHYLGYNKDDKMTFSVGYGHYKGHSAVALGGFYAPNEHVMFSVGGTLGSEKMVNASVNFRLGKGSEYELNHKGKIKELETLVTQLVAEVEELKANK